The Pyricularia oryzae 70-15 chromosome 5, whole genome shotgun sequence genome includes a region encoding these proteins:
- a CDS encoding tryptophanyl-tRNA synthetase yields MPIRPNPRLVRPILQSLQPQQRSKTASSYYSTSSSSPSTASKGVKLEIPKDSIVFSGIQPSGIPHLGNYLGALRQWRRLQDSAADETSLFFSVVDLHAITMPQKAEQLRQWRREALAALLAIGLDPKRSVIFYQSAVPSHSELMWLLSCNASTGYLSRMTQWKSKLDLGNGEKLSLDDKKVKAKLKLGLFSYPVLQAADVLVHRATHVPVGEDQAQHLEFARECATNFNAIYGKHLVAPETIISPTSKVMSLRDPTQKMSKSHADPRSRITLTDSADEIRARIKTALTDSIGTVYYDPVGRPGVANLFELLSTFGKSGLEAAELGAEGGPLYGASIQELKGAVADAVVEGLAGIRERYLDILAKDDGKYLDEVALEGAVKARANAEKTMEVVRAAIGFA; encoded by the exons ATGCCGATCAGGCCGAATCCTAGGCTAGTGAGGCCCATTCTTCAAAGTCTGCAGCCTCAGCAGCGGTCTAAAACAGCATCGTCGTATTATTCGACCTCTTCATCATCACCAAGCACAGCATCAAAAGGGGTAAAGCTTGAGATACCCAAGGACTCAATTGTCTTCTCCGGCATCCAGCCGAGCGGGATCCCACACCTGGGTAACTACCTCGGAGCTCTGCGGCAATGGCGACGCCTACAGGACTCGGCCGCGGACGAGACCAGTTTGTTCTTTTCCGTCGTGGACCTGCACGCCATAACCATGCCGCAAAAGGCTGAGCAGTTAAGGCAGTGGAGGAGGGAGGCTTTGGCTGCACTTTTGGCTATTGGCCTGGACCCGAAGAGGTCTGTGATTTTTTACCAATCTGCT GTCCCATCGCATTCAGAGCTAATGTGGCTCCTGAGCTGCAATGCCTCGACGGGATATCTCTCACGTATGACGCAGTGGAAG AGCAAATTGGATCTAGGTAACGGCGAAAAGCTGTCTCTAGACGACAAGAAGGTCAAGGCAAAGCTTAAGTTGGGACTGTTCTCATATCCAGTCCTCCAAGCCGCGGATGTCCTAGTTCACAG AGCCACTCATGTTCCCGTCGGAGAGGATCAGGCTCAGCATCTAGAATTTGCCCGAGAATGCGCAACAAACTTCAATGCCATATACGGCAAACACCTTGTTGCTCCTGAAACCATAATAT CACCAACAAGCAAAGTCATGTCCCTTCGTGACCCAACCCAAAAGATGTCCAAGTCCCACGCGGATCCCCGGTCCCGCATCACCCTGACTGACAGTGCAGACGAGATTCGCGCCCGCATCAAGACGGCCCTGACCGACAGCATCGGCACCGTCTACTACGACCCGGTGGGCCGCCCCGGCGTCGCCAACCTGTTTGAGCTGCTCAGCACGTTTGGCAAGAGCGGCTTGGAAGCGGCCGAGCTGGGGGCGGAGGGCGGGCCCCTTTACGGCGCTTCCATTCAGGAGCTCAAGGGTGCAGTGGCCGATGCCGTCGTAGAGGGCCTCGCGGGCATCCGGGAACGATACCTGGATATCCTGGCCAAGGATGACGGCAAGTATCTGGACGAGGTTGCACTCGAGGGCGCCGTCAAGGCACGCGCAAATGCCGAAAAGACTATGGAGGTTGTGCGCGCTGCCATTGGGTTTGCGTGA
- a CDS encoding 30S ribosomal protein S10, translating to MKGSKLIRPAQQLLQSRLQQQQFPTTKTPSISSQLWQIRLNSSDTSSSSKTSPEAAKIVDVLTEELDLETPPKPQLQDSPAKEIQEELARFPRSLQTLHLQPLRRETQYGIPSCDLQLRAYSARPIEFFSDFALRAAYYLGLPAFGPTPLPRIVQRWTVPRSHFIFKKSQENYERITLRRLIQIRDGNPETVQIWLAFLQKHAYPGVGMKANMWEFGALDAAKEMDEAAKKAAADIESSWVHFGQKKPLGSVKDVKEMLQKERVTLAGGR from the exons ATGAAAGGCTCCAAGTTAATAAGACCGGCGCAGCAACTGCTGCAAAGCAGGCTG cagcagcagcagtttcCTACTACAAAAACCCCCTCGATATCATCACAACTATGGCAGATCAGGTTGAACAGCTCGGA CACATCATCGTCTTCTAAGACAAGCCCCGAGGCCGCCAAAATAGTAGATGTTCTGACCGAGGAGCTGGACCTTGAAAC GCCCCCCAAGCCACAGCTACAGGACTCGCCCGCCAAAGAGATCCAGGAAGAGCTTGCCCGATTCCCACGAAGTTTGCAGACCCTCCACCTGCAGCCACTCCGACGGGAGACCCAGTACGGCATCCCGTCTTGCGACCTCCAACTTCGGGCGTACAGCGCTCGTCCGATCGAGTTTTTTAGCGACTTTGCCCTGCGTGCGGCTTACTACCTGGGCCTCCCGGCCTTTGGCCCGACGCCGCTGCCTCGCATTGTGCAGCGCTGGACGGTCCCACGGTCGCACTTCATTTTTAAGAAGTCGCAGGAGAACTACGAGCGCATCACTTTGCGCAGGCTGATTCAGATCCGTGACGGAAACCCTGAGACTGTGCAGATCTGGCTGGCCTTTTTGCAGAAGCATGCGTACCCCGGCGTGGGTATGAAGGCCAACATGTGGGAGTTTGGAGCGCTTG ACGCGGCCAAGGAGATGGATGAGGCTGCCAAGAAGGCTGCTGCGGACATTGAGTCGAGCTGGGTTCACTTTGGCCAAAAGAAGCCACTGGGCAGTGTTAAGGATGTCAAGGAGATGTTACAGAAGGAGAGAGTCACCTTGGCGGGTGGAAGGTAG
- a CDS encoding rRNA-processing protein FCF2 has protein sequence MAAGDVALSENQLIESLLADAEKRLSAQAASQDVAVTGSKPASLVKIPKVLATTKSSSKKEEELSVRSVAPIQPKNKTEDAGSDWFNMPKTNATPELVRDLKLLRMRNVLNPKQFFKKDTRTQLVPTYCQSGTIIEGPTEFYNARINRKERKKTLAEEVLASSDAMAKFKTKYSDIQTRKMSGRKGSYKKMMAQRYKKR, from the exons ATGGCAGCAGGTGATGTAGCGCTGTCGGAGAACCAGCTCATTGAGAGCCTTCTTGCAGATGCTGAGAAGCGTCTATCTGCTCAGGCTGCTTCGCAGGATGTCGCTGTCACTGGCAGCAAACCGGCCAGTCTGGTGAAGATACCAAAGGTCCTTGCTACCACCAAAAGCTCTTCAAAGAAGGAGGAAGAGTTATCAGTCCGGTCTGTGGCTCCAATACAGCCAAAG AACAAGACTGAAGATGCTGGCTCCGACTGGTTCAACATGCCCAAGACCAATGCGACTCCTGAGCTCGTCCGCGATCTGAAGCTACTGCGGATGAGGAATGTGCTCAACCCCAAGCAGTTCTTCAAGAAGGACACGCGCACGCAATTGGTCCCTACTTACTGCCAATCAGGCACCATCATCGAGGGCCCTACCGAATTCTACAATGCTCGcatcaaccgcaaggaaaggaagaagaccttGGCCGAAGAGGTCTTGGCATCTTCTGACGCTATGGCAAAGTTCAAGACGAAATACAGTGACATTCAGACCAGGAAGATGAGTGGAAGAAAGGGAAGCTACAAGAAAATGATGGCACAGCGATACAAGAAGCGGTGA
- a CDS encoding transcriptional activator hap5, giving the protein MAMNPHDATQAQAQGQAQDGRPQANYDLSKGGHYGASSQLAQQGYAPSEHYTGPWANVHQGLKGPYKNILTTYWQHTIDHLENDTHDYKLHQLPLARIKKVMKADPEVKMISAEAPILFAKGCDIFITELTMRAWIHAEENKRRTLQRSDIASALSMSDMFDFLIDIVPREEAAGHAKRAAGQAGAANAAAGQPQMGGMPAQNHTQHMGAEYGLPGHPMGGEADYRQAQNMYPGQVPTGAPNAYGQPQQPMYEVDPNMYSSYTMQPPQSA; this is encoded by the exons ATGGCTATGAATCCCCACGATGCGACGCAAGCCCAGGCCCAAGGGCAAGCGCAAGATGGAAGGCCACAAGCCAACTACGATCTAAGCAAAGGCGGCCACTATG GCGCCAGTTCTCAG CTGGCACAACAAGGCTATGCTCCATCAGAGCACTATACAGGACCTTGGGCCAATGTGCACCAAGGTCTCAAGGGCCCGTACAAGAACATTCTAACCACTTATTGGCAACACACAATTGATCACCTGGAGAATGACACCCACGACTACAAGCTCCACCAGCTTCCGCTTGCCAGGATCAAGAAGGTCATGAAGGCGGACCCGGAGGTAAAGATGATCTCGGCCGAGGCGCCCATACTTTTCGCCAAAGGTTGCGACATCTTCATAACGGAGTTGACGATGCGTGCATGGATCCACGCCGAAGAGAACAAGCGCCGCACCCTGCAGCGTTCTGACATCGCATCAGCCCTCTCAATGTCGGACATGTTCGACTTTCTGATCGATATCGTTCCGCGCGAGGAGGCCGCGGGGCACGCCAAGCGGGCAGCGGGCCAAGCTGGtgccgccaacgccgccgccggccagcCTCAGATGGGAGGCATGCCCGCGCAGAACCACACGCAGCACATGGGCGCCGAGTACGGCCTCCCTGGTCACCCCATGGGTGGAGAGGCCGATTATCGCCAAGCTCAGAACATGTACCCAGGTCAGGTCCCGACAGGCGCCCCTAACGCGTACGGCCAGCCACAGCAACCCATGTACGAGGTGGACCCAAACATGTATTCGAGCTATACGATGCAGCCTCCCCAA AGCGCTTAG
- a CDS encoding exocyst complex component Sec15, with product MPRKPQSYDNYGAAVPEIILASSDSDFLDQLIPVLKDASQGGRMGALVQNFSQYAADRESEIEMVGLTKHEEFLGSVNQLQKVREGTVKLTAEILELNQSIQASTEKLAEQKQSLVNTRAVRQNIADASEALKESLKILHAVNNALDLIRKKNYYAALKSLDDLQNEFLIPTIQNKYATQHKLADLIQKSIPAWQKSICDAVMTDLNTWLFRIRETSQYLGEVAMWHTELRRERQRERVEANDFLKRFRLNSAIELVYDESEEFDVLDNEELQVDFTPLFEAVHIHDALTQVERFKSDYAATRRQQKDLLMPTRVNLEGEEEPTLSALLEGIAGFAIIEKATMQRVPQLRSPVDVDELWDSLCRSAIALVTKALKDVTNAEILLNMKVRIALFIQTMEGWGYSVSVLDNFLLTLFDKYAELLKRRFSEDFQEIVSTDDYMPMAINNVEEYEKVVNVSWFTPEKPAEELSFPCVLPFSQMYPLCCIDIRNFLNQFYFFSDDHFQHPNIIDETLRKSLDSLLTEKVCQSLVERLNSQYLGQIVQILINLEHFEIACQELEQLLIRARSSTSAGGPVTLSATEQFRSNKKTAEKRIFELVNSKIDDLVDTAEYEWTAANPQLEPSNFIQTLTRYLANIMSSTLLGLPREIKELIYFDALSHAADKILTLPMAPEVKRINPNGVQAMETDVRYLTEFVESLDNSFMLTQTLDELQQTVELMKSGNSDEFFEAAVRNKKYPRVNAMNGPILLEKLSTTVENTPKGTPALAGFSSRFGFS from the exons ATGCCGCGGAAGCCACAGTCGTACGATAATTACGGCGCTGCCGTGCCCGAG ATAATCCTCGCGTCTTCCGACTCCGActtcctcgaccagctcATTCCGGTTCTCAAGGATGCTTCCCAGGGAGGGCGCATGGGCGCTCTCGTGCAGAACTTCTCGCAGTATGCCGCTGATCGCGAGTCCGAGATTGAGATGGTGGGCTTGACGAAGCACGAAGAGTTTTTGGGATCTGTGAACCAGCTCCAGAAGGTCCGGGAAGGCACTGTCAAACTGACCGCCGAGATCCTGGAGCTAAATCAGTCGATACAAGCCAGTACAGAGAAGCTGGCCGAACAGAAGCAGAGCCTGGTCAACACAAGGGCGGTCCGTCAAAACATCGCCGACGCATCTGAGGCGCTGAAAGAGTCACTAAAAATTCTACATGCTGTGAACAACGCCCTTGACTTGATCCGCAAGAAGAATTACTATGCGGCGCTTAAGTCACTTGACGACCTCCAGAATGAGTTTCTCATTCCAACGATACAAAACAAATATGCGACCCAACATAAACTGGCGGACCTCATACAGAAATCCATCCCAGCGTGGCAGAAGTCTATTTGCGATGCTGTCATGACCGACCTCAACACATGGTTGTTCCGCATCAGAGAAACGTCACAGTATCTAGGCGAGGTGGCCATGTGGCACACAGAGCTGAGGAGGGAACGTCAGCGAGAACGTGTGGAGGCAAACGACTTCCTGAAGCGGTTTAGACTCAACTCGGCCATTGAGCTTGTTTATGACGAATCTGAGGAATTCGATGTGCTGGACAACGAAGAGTTGCAGGTCGACTTTACGCCATTGTTCGAAGCGGTCCATATCCACGATGCCCTCACGCAGGTGGAAAGGTTCAAGTCCGATTACGCCGCAACGAGACGGCAGCAGAAGGACCTGTTGATGCCAACCAGGGTAAACCTAGAAGGCGAGGAGGAGCCGACTTTGAGTGCCTTGTTGGAAGGCATAGCTGGTTTTGCCATCATCGAAAAGGCAACGATGCAACGCGTTCCGCAGCTGCGATCTCCAGTAGATGTGGACGAGTTGTGGGATTCGCTGTGTCGGTCAGCCATAGCCCTTGTCACAAAGGCATTGAAGGACGTCACAAACGCGGAAATTCTGCTGAACATGAAAGTCCGGATTGCGTTGTTTATCCAGACTATGGAGGGCTGGGGTTACTCGGTGTCAGTACTGGATAATTTCCTCCTGACGCTGTTTGACAAATATGCCGAGCTTCTCAAGCGTCGCTTCAGCGAAGACTTCCAAGAG ATTGTCTCTACCGATGACTACATGCCAATGGCCATCAACAACGTCGAGGAGTATGAAAAAGTTGTTAATGTCAGCTGGTTCACTCCTGAGAAGCCTGCCGAGGAGCTTAG CTTCCCATGCGTTCTTCCGTTCTCCCAGATGTACCCACTGTGCTGTATAGATATAAGGAATTTCCTCAATCAGTTCTATTTCTTCTCGGATGATCACTTCCAACACCCCAACATCATCGATGAAACTCTCAGAAAG TCGCTTGACTCCCTTCTTACGGAGAAAGTATGTCAGTCGCTGGTGGAGCGGCTGAATTCTCAGTACCTAGGTCAAATTGTTCAGATTTTGATAAACCTAGAGCATTTTGAGATTGCATGCCAGGAGCTCGAGCAACTGCTCATTAGAGCTAGATCCTCGACGTCAGCAGGCGGGCCCGTGACTCTCAGCGCTACGGAGCAGTTCCGAAGTAACAAGAAGACCGCGGAGAAGCGGATTTTCGAGCTTGTCAACTCGAAGATTGATGATCTTGTTGATACGGCCGAATATGAATG GACGGCCGCCAACCCCCAACTGGAACCAAGCAACTTCATACAAACCTTGACTCGTTATCTCGCCAACATTATGAGTTCAACACTCCTAGGTCTGCCACGAGAAATCAAGGAGCTTATCTACTTTGATGCTTTGAGCCATGCTGCAGACAAGATATTG ACCTTGCCGATGGCCCCAGAGGTGAAGCGGATCAACCCCAATGGCGTACAGGCCATGGAGACGGATGTGCGCTACCTGACCGAATTCGTGGAGAGCCTGGACAACTCGTTCATGCTCACACAGACATTGGATGAGCTGCAACAAACCGTAGAGCTCATGAAGTCTGGCAACAGCGACGAGTTTTTCGAGGCTGCAGTGCGCAACAAGAAGTATCCCCGTGTCAATGCCATGAACGGGCCCATCTTGCTCGAGAA ATTGTCAACCACGGTAGAAAATACTCCAAAGGGCACACCTGCGCTTGCGGGATTCTCATCTCGTTTTGGTTTCAGCTGA